The DNA sequence TCGCCGATACCGACCTGGCGCTGATGCTCAATCGCCTGGCCCTGCATGGCGATCCTGTGCCCGAGCGGCTGGCCGTCTATGCGCAGGCGCAGTGGCAGCGGCCGACAGTGCAAGCCTGGGTGGCCCTGCAGCGGCCACCGCTGTCGGCGTGAAGCGCGAGGGTGGCGTGAGCGTTTGAATGCAAAAGGGCGGCGTCTCACGACACCGCCCTTCACTGTCACTTGCTGCGCAAACGAATCAGGCCAGCGCCTCCGGCCGCGGACGGGCAATGGCAAACACCACCGCCACCGCCACCAGATCGAAGGCCGCCAACAGCACGAACAAGGGACCATAGCCGATCTGCGTGACCAGGATGCCGAAGAGCAGCGTGAACAAGGTGGCGCCCAGATAGCCGCTCATGCCGGTCAGGCCGGTGGCAGTGGCCACCTGGTTGCGGGTGAAGACATCGGAGGTGATCGAATACAAGGCCCCCGACAGTGTCTGGTGCGCAAAGCCGCCGATGGACAACAGCCCGATGGCCACATAGGGACTATCGACAAAGCCCACGCAGGCCGGACCGATCATGGCCAGGCTGCCCACCAGCATGACCAGCTTGCGCGAGGTGAACAGCGACACCTTCAGGTGCTTGTGGAACAAGGGGCTCAGGTAGCCGCCCAGCACGCACCCGATGTCGGCCGCCAGGAAGGGCAACCAGGCGAACATGGCGATTTCTTTGATGTTCATATGGCGCTCGGTGGCCATATACAGCGGAATCCAGGCATTGAAGGTCTGCCAGGCCGGTTCCGACAGGAAGCGCGGAATGGCGATGGACCAGAAATTCTGGCTGCGCACGATCTTGGTCCAGCTTTCGCGCTGTACCTTCTCGGGGGCTTTTTCCTGGCCGTCCAGGATATAGGCGCGCTCTTCCGGCGAGAGCAGTTTCTGGTCGCGCGGGCTCTTGTAGAACAGCATCCACAGGAAGAACCACAGCACACCCAGCACCCCCACCACCACGAAGGACATCTTCCAGCCGCCATGCAGGATGGTCCACACCACCAGCGGCGGCGCGCACAGCGCACCGATGGAAGAGCCGATGTTGAACCAGCCGATCGCCACCGAGCGCTCCTTGGCCGGGAACCACTCGGTGGACGCCTTCACCCCGCCCGGAATGCCGGCAGCTTCGGTCATGCCCAGCAGTGCCCGGAAGAAGGCCAGACTTTGCCAGCCGGTGGCCATGGCGGCGGCGGCGCACACCAGTGACCAGGCCAGGGCAAAGATGCCGAAGCCGATCTTGGTGCCCACCGCATCAAGGACATAGCCGGCCACCGGCTGCATGACCGCATAGCAGATCTGCCATGCCACCACGATGTAAGAGTATTGCTGGGTATTCATATCCAGCTCTTTCATCATGGTCGGGGCAGCCACCGACAAGGTGTTGCGGGCCAGATAATTGACGATCAGGGCCAGGGTGACCAGGGTCACCATGTACCAGCGGATTCCTCTTACGTACTTCATGGCGTCTCCAAAAGGTTTTTTTCTTCACAGGGCAGGCAATGCGATGCGACCGCACCCGCCCGGAACTGCCGTGCGAGCGCATCAGCGGTGGATGGCACGGCAGGTACCAGGCCAGGCGCTGGCCAGGAGTCAGGCAGATCGGATAGGCATACCGGTCTCCAGTGGATGTTGTATTCTCTTTTTTATCATTTTATTTATACGATGTCGTATAAGTTATATTGTAATTAGTCGGACTAATTTTGAATGCAGGTGGACAACTCTAATGATCAGCGCAGCGGAAGTCAATCGAATTCGACACCTCTTCCTGCGCAGAAACGCCTTGTTTCCGGCTTTGTGCGGGAAAGTGCATCTGCGCCGCAGATCACGAGAGGGAAGGCTTGCACCGGGACGACTAGTCCTTCATAGTGTCCCGAGAAGAACTCATCGGCAGCAGTCATCGTACATGTCAGAATCCATCGCTTCCTCCCCCGCCGCCCCCGGCCACGGCAGCCTGAGCCGTTCCGAGCACATCTGCAAGCAGATCATTGCCGCCATCCTGCGCGGCGAGCTGGGCGAGAACCGCAAGCTGCCCACCGAAGTGGAACTGGCGCAGCGCTACCAGGCGTCCCGCACCACGGTGCGCGAAGCCCTCTCGCGCCTGCGTTCGGAAGGCATCGTGGTCTCGCGCCGCGGCTCGGGCAATTACGTGCAGCGCCTGCCGTCGCTACAGAACAATACGCCGGCGCAGATTGCCAGCATCCATGACATGGAGCGCTACTACGCCTTTCGTGAATGCGTGGAAGCAGGTGCAGCCGGCATTGCCGCCACCGCACGCCAGCAGGAGGACCTGGCCTTGATGCGCAATTGCCTGCAAGCCTTGCGGCGCGCGCAGTTGGAAGGACAGACCGGGGTCGAGGAAGACCTGGCCTTGCACCTGGCCATCGCACGGGCCACGCGCAATCCCTTCTTCATTTCCACCATCGAACATGCGCTGGGACCGATACGCCAGTGCATGGAACTGGCGCAGAACCTGGGCTCGCCCCAGGATGCCGAACGCATCCAGGTCATCGACAACGAACACCTGGCCATCATCCAGGCCATCGCCGAAGGCTCGACCGAGCGCGCGCAGGCAGCCATGCGCGCCCATATCGGGCACGCACGGCTGCGTATCTTCGAAGGTTGCTGAAATCCAGGTATCCGGCGGATCAGTCCACCAGCGGATCGAAAGGGCCGGTCGCGGTGAAGGCCCCGCCCTGCAGGGTCATGACCGGATCATCGGGGGCCGGTTGCGGCTGCGCTTCCACCTTGGAGCGGAAGATCTCGGAGCTGTCCTTGGGCGCATAGCCCAGGTGCGCGGCGTAGCGGTTGTCCCACCAGGTCTTGGCATTGGCCGACATGCCATAGACCACGGTGTGACCAACATCGGGAATGAACAGTGCCCGGCGCAGCAATTGCTCGAAGTCGTCCATGCTCATCCAACTGGCCAACATGCGGCGGTTGGTCGCTTCCGGGAAGATCGAACCGATGCGGATGCTCACCGTCTGCACGCCATAGCGGTCGAAGTAGAACTGCGCCATGTCTTCGCCATAGGACTTGGACAAGCCGTAGTAACCGTCCGGGCGCTTCAGAGCACGCGCGTCGATGCGTTCATCCTGACCGTAGAAACCGGTGACGTGATTGGAACTGGCGAAGATGACGCGCTTGACCTGGTGGCGCCGCGCAGCTTCGTAGATATGGAACACGCCCTTGATGTTGGCTTCCAGGATTTCCTCGAAGGGCCGCTCCACCGATACCCCGCCCAGGTGGATGATGGCTTCGCAGCCGGCCACCATGGCGTCCACTGCGACGCGGTCGGCCAGATCGCAGCCCAGGCTTTCCTCATGCGCCGCCGCAGGCGCTGCGGCCTGCATGGCACTGGCCAGGTCGGCCACCCGTACCTTGTCGGCAAAAGCGGCCAGGCGCGGCCGCAACTGGCGGCCGACGCCGCCGGCGGCACCGGTCAACAGCAGGCGGGAAAAGCGCGCGCTCTGCCAGGCATTGCGATCATCGTCTGCGCTGCTCATGGGGGAGGTCTCCTGAGGGTGGCTCATTGTTGTGGTGGTCGAATCGGGCCGACGCTCTCAGTGGATTGCGGAGAGGACCCTGACTCGCTCGCGCGATCTTGTACGTCATCATATCACTGGACGGATTATTCACGTAGGGTTGCCGCTTGTCAATCGAATCGGCGGCGACCAAGATCTGCCAGATGAAGTTTTGCGCAGGTCATCGATCGCATCACAGCATCACGCTTACTTCCATCACGATGGCGCTTTCTGCACGGTCTGCTCGTTCCACCCGCCGCCCAGCACCTTGTAGAGCGTGATGCGGTTGCTCTGCTCGGTCAGGCGCAGCGAGATCAGGGTCTGCTGTGCCGAATACAGCGTGCGCTGTGCCACCAAGGTGGTGAGATAGCTGTCGATGCCGTTCTTGTAGCGCGCCTCGGACAAACGGAACGCCTTCTCGCTGGCGGCCGTGGCCTTGCTCTGGGCATCCAGTCGCTGGTCCAGCGTGGCGCGCACGGCCAGGGCATCGGCGACTTCACTGAAGGCCGTCTGGATGGCCTTCTCGTAATTGGCCACATCGATGTCGCGCGTGATCTTGGCCGAATCCAGACTGGCGCGCAGGCTGCCGGAGTTGAAGATGGGCAGGTTGATCGATGGAGCGAAACTCCAGCTACCGCTACCGGGCTTGAACAGGCCACCCAGCGTGCGGCTGGCCGTGCCGCCATCGGCGGTCAGCGTGATGCTGGGGAAGAAGGCCGCGCGCGCCGCGCCGATGTCAGCATTGGCCGACTTCAGGGTATGTTCGGCTGCCAGCACGTCAGGACGGCGCAGCAGCACCTGCGAGGGCAACCCGGCAGGGGTGGCAGGCAAGACGCTGGCCGTGTCGGGCAAGCCCGTGGGCAACAGCGCCGCATCGACGTCGGCCCCCACCAACAGGCGCAGTGCGTTGATGTCCTGCGCGACCTGGCTGGTGTAGCTGGCCACGTCGGCGCGCGCCGCTTCCACGGTGGCTTCCAGGCTGGCCAGGTCGACCCCGGAGACGGTGCCGATATCGTGGCTGCGCTGGGTCAACTCATAGGTCCGCGACTGGCTGGTATAGGTGTCCTGCGCCAGCTTGAGCAGGTCGCGGTCCGATGCCAGCGTGAGCCAGGCCGTCGCCACTTCGGCGACCAGGCTGATGTGGGTGCTGCGTCGGGTCTCGACTTGGTATTGATAGGTCTCGAGCGCGGCATCGGAGAGATTCTTCAAGCGGCCGAAGAAGTCCAGCTCATAGGCACTCATACCCACCGTCAGGCTTTGCTGGTGCGATACCGTAGCCAGGCCAGTACTCGACAACTCAGCAGGCGTGCGGCTGGCGCTGCTGCTGCCTGTGGCGGAGATGGACGGATAGCGGTCGGCATCGGTGATGCGATATTGCGCGCGTGCCTTCTCGATGTTCAACACCGCCACGCGCAGGTCGCGGTTATTCTCCAGCGCGGCGGCAATCACCTGTTGCAGACGCGGGTCGAGGAAGAACTGGCGCCAGCCCAGCTGGTCGGCATCGCTCTGGCCCACCTTGCCGGTGGCGCTGACCACAGTCTTGCCGTCGATCTGCTGCGTCCAGCTGGCCGGCACCGGCGCTACCGGGCGGGCGTAATCGGGTTCCAGATTGGCGCAACCCGCCAGGGCTGCCGTGAGCGCCAGAATCATTGCAGTGCGCGGCCACAGGGTGGGTTTCTGTTGTACGGGACGGTTCATCACACGCCCTCCTTTTGTATCGCGTGATCGTCATCCTGGCGAGGTTTGTTGGCCGCGCGGCGGTCCAGCCAGGTACCGATCAGGTAGTAGAACAAGGGCACGAAGAAGATGCCCAGCATGGTCGCCGAGAGCATCCCGCCCATCACACCGGTACCGATGGCACGGCGGCTGGCCGAGCCGGCGCCGGTGGCCACGGCCAGCGGCAGCACGCCGAACACGAAGGCCAGCGAGGTCATCAGGATCGGACGCAGGCGCAGTTGCACCGCCTCCAGCGTGGCATCCCACAGGCTCTTGCCGGATTCGTGCAATTGCTTGGCGAATTCGACGATCAGGATCGCGTTCTTGGCCGACAGCCCCACGGTGGTCAACAGGCCCACCTGGAAATACACGTCATTGGACATCCCGAAGATCCCCGTCAGCAACACGGTGCCGATGATCCCCAGCGGCACCGCCAGGATCACCGCGAATGGCACCGACCAGCTCTCATAGAGCGCGGCCAGGCACAGGAACACGAACAGGATGGAAATCGCATACAGCATCGGCGCCTGGTTGCCCGAGAGCCGCTCCTGATACGACGATCCGGTCCACTCGAAACCGATGCCGGCTGGCAGTTGCGCCGCCAGCTTTTCCACTTCGGCCATGGCAGTGCCGGAGCTCACGCCGGCTGCGGGCTCACCGACGATCTCGAAGGAAGACACGCCGTTGTAGCGCTCCAGCAGCGAAGGACCATAGCTCCACTTGCTGGTCATGAAGGCCGAGAAAGGCACCATCTGACTGGCCGAATTGCGCACATACCAGCGGTTCAGATCTTCAGCCTGCATACGGAAAGGAGCGTCGCCCTGCACATAGACCTTCTTGACGCGGCCATTGCTGAGGAAGTCGTTGACATAGGTTCCACCCATGACCGTGGCCAATGAGGAATTGATGTCCGAGGTCGCCACCGACAGGGCATCGGCCTTGCGGTCATCAATGGCCACGCGCAACTGCGGCGTATCATCCAGACCGGTCGTGCGCACGTTGGCCAGCACCGCACTGGAGCGTGCAGCCCGCAGGAACTGATCGCGCGCCTTGAGCAAAGCATCATGGCCGACCCCGCCCACGTCCTTGAGTTCGAAGTCAAAGCCGGAACTCTGGCCCAGGCCGCGCACGACCGGCGGATTCATCAGGAAGACCCGGGCGCCGCGGATCTTGGACAGATCAGCGTTGGCCCGGCGCACCAGTGCTAAGGCCGATTGGTCGGCGGCGGTGCGCTCGTCCCACTGCTTCAAGCGAATGAAGGCGCGTGCACTGTTCTGGCTGTTGCCACCCACGCCGGAGCCGACGATGGCGAGCACCGACTCGACCGATTCGGGCTTGTTCAGGAAGTAGTCCTGCACGGTCTTGACCACGGTGGCCGTCTGTTCGGCGGTCGCACCCGTGGGCAGCTGGATCTGAGCCATCAACACGCCCTGGTCTTCTTCCGGCAGGAAGGAGGTGGGCAGGCGCATGAACAGCACCGCCATCGCTACGGCAATGAGCGCATACATCAGCAGACCGCGCTTGCCCCGCTTGAGCAGGCCGCCCACACCTCCCCGATAGCGGGTGGCGTTGCGGTCGAAGCTACGGTTGAACCAGGTGAAGAACTTGCCATGCGGCACATGCCCGCCCGGGTGGGGCTTGAGCAGGCTGGCGCACAGAGCCGGGGTCAGGGTCAGGGCCACCGTCACCGACAAGGCCATGGCCGAGACGATGGTGATGGAGAACTGGCGATAGATCACCCCGGTGGAGCCGCCGAAGAAGGCCATCGGGATGAACACCGCCGACAGCACCATCGCAATGCCCACCAGCGCACCGGTGATTTCCTGCATGGACTTGCGCGTGGCCTCCTTGGGACTGAGCTTTTCCTCGCTCATGAGGCGCTCGACGTTTTCCACCACCACGATGGCATCGTCCACCAGGAGGCCGATGGCCAACACCATGCCGAACATCGTCAGTGTATTGATCGAGTAGCCAAACATGGCCAGGATGCCGAAGGTACCCAGCAGCACTACCGGCACCGTGATGGCCGGAATGAAGGTAGCGCGGATGTTCTGCAGGAACAGATACATGATCAGCACCACCAGCACGATGGCTTCTAGCAGCGTCTTGACCACTTCTTCCAGCGACACGCGCACGAAGGGCGTAGTGTCATAGGCGATATGGGTTTTCAGCTTCATGGAGGCCGGGAAGTAGGGTTCCAGCTCGGCCATCTTCTTCTTGACCGCATCGGCCGTGGAGAGCGCATTGGCGCCCGTGGCCAGCTGGATCGCCAGGGCCGAGGAGGGCTTGCCGTCCTGGCGCGAGGCGGTCTGGTAGCTTTCGCCACCCAGTTCCACCCGCGCCACGTCCGACATCTTCACCACCGAACCGTCGGAAGACGATTTGACGACGATGTTGCGAAATTCCTCGGCCGTGGTCAGCTTGCTGCGGGCGGTGATGGTGGCATTGATTTGCTGCCCGGGCTGGGCCGGCAGCGCGCCGATTTCGCCGGCCGAGACTTCGGTGTTCTGCGCCTCGAGCGCGCTGGTGATGTCGGAGGGCATGAGCGCATACTTCTGCAGCTTGGCCGGATCGAGCCAGATACGCATCGCGTAGTTGGTACCGAACGCGGTCACATCGCCCACACCCGGCACGCGGCTGATCTGGTCGGTCAGGCTGCTGTTGATGAAGTCGCCGATATCGATGCTGGTGATGCGCGGATCGTCCGAACTCAGCGAGAGCACCATCAGGATGTCGGTGGACGCCTTGGTGACGGTCACGCCATTGTTCTGCACCGCCTGCGGCAGACGCGCCGTGACCTGCTGCAGCTTGTTCTGCACCTGCATCTGCGCCACGTCAGGATTGGTGCCGGCGGTAAAGGTCAGGGTGACGGTAGAGGACCCGGCCGAACTGGAACTGGCGGACATGTATTGCAGGTTGTCCAGGCCCTTCATCTGCTGCTCGATGATCTGGGTCACCGAGTCCTCCAGGGTCTTGGCCGAGGCACCGGTGTAGGTGGCCTTGATGTTGACCTGCGGCGGGGCGATGTTGGGATACTGCTCCAGGGAAAGCGAACGGATCGACATCATGCCGCCCAGCATGATGATGATGGCCATGACCCATGCGAAGATGGGCCGGTCGATGAAGAAACGTGCCATGTGTGCCTCGCTTACTTCGATTGGGCGCCGGAAACAGCAGCGGTTCCCGTAGCGGCAGCCTTGCCGGCGTCACCGCCCAGCGAGGGGTCAGCGGCAGCAGCGGCCGCTTCGCGCGCCAGGTCCTTCTGCAGACTGTCGGTGACGTCGATGGCACGCGGGGTATCGCCGACGCGCACCTTCTGCAATCCATCGACGATGAGCTTGTCACCTTCCTGCAAGCCCTTGCTGACCCACCAGTTGTTGCCCACGGCACGCGCCACGATCACCACGCGCTGCTGCACCTTGCCGTCCGTGCCCATCACCAGGGCGGTAGCCGCACCGGTCTGGTCGCGGCTGATGGCCTTCTGCGGCACCAGCAGGGCGTGTTCGTCCACGCCCTCCTCCAGCACCGCACGCACATAGGCACCCGGTAGTAGCACGCCATCCGGGTTGGGAACCACGGCGCGCAGCGTGATCATGCCGGTGCCAGTATCGACCGACAGGCCAGTGAATTCCAGCTTGCCGGGGTGGTCATAGGTGGAGCCGTCTTCCAGCAGGATCTTGACCTGGGCCGCGTTGGCACCGCTCTTCCTGATCTGGCCACTGGCCAGTTCTCGGCGCAGGCGCAGCAGGTCCACGGTGGACTGGGTGACGTCCACGTAGATCGGATCGATCTGTTGTACCGTGGTCAAGGCCGTGGTCTGGCTGGCCGTCACCAGCGCGCCGGGCGTGACCGTGGATTGCTCGATACGGCCCGAGATGGGCGAGACAATCCTTGTGTATTGCAGGTTGATGGCGGCGGTCTGCACAGCGGCCTTCTGCACTTCTACATCGGCCTGGTTCTGGCGCATGGTACTTTGGGTATCGTCGTTGTCCTGCTTGGCGACGGCATCGATCTTGTTCAATTCCGCATAGCGCTCGGCCTTCAGCTTGGATGAAGCCAGGGTGGCCTCGGACTTGAGCAACGATGCCTTGGCGCTGTCATAGGCAGCCTGGTAGCTGGCCGGATCGATCTGATACAGCGGCTGGCCGGCCTTGACCAGGCTACCTTCCTTGAACAGGCGCTGCTGGATGATGCCGCCCACCTGGGGACGGATGTCGGCCGCCAGGTAGGCGGTGGTGCGGCCGGGCAACTCGGTGGTCAACGCCTGGCGCTGCGCCTTGACGACCACGTAGCCGACTTCGGACTGGGCCGCCGACTTGGGTTGGTCGCCCGACCTGGAGCAGGCGCCCAGGACGGCAACCATCGTCAGGGACAGCGCCAGGCGCACTGCGGTGGAGGAACGGCGCCCTGCGTGGCGCGGAGTGCTTGCAATGTGGGGCATGATCGGGGGGCTTTCTGCCCGTCCGCAAGCCGCCATGGGCAAGGGTTCCGGGCGCAATGAGCTATCGGACCTACGATCATAGAAAGAAAATGTGAGGAAAAAATGAGCAAACGCGCACGTATGTCAGGGCTGCAACATGCGCGACCAGTCCGGCATGATGTGCGCCACCTCCAGCCGGCTTCTTGTTAAGCTCTGGCCTGATCCTACCGCTGCCACTTGCACCACCATGTCCATCGCCCACTCCATCACGGAGCTGTCTGACCGCTTCTTCTATCGTGCCAACAT is a window from the Herbaspirillum rubrisubalbicans genome containing:
- a CDS encoding MFS transporter, which codes for MKYVRGIRWYMVTLVTLALIVNYLARNTLSVAAPTMMKELDMNTQQYSYIVVAWQICYAVMQPVAGYVLDAVGTKIGFGIFALAWSLVCAAAAMATGWQSLAFFRALLGMTEAAGIPGGVKASTEWFPAKERSVAIGWFNIGSSIGALCAPPLVVWTILHGGWKMSFVVVGVLGVLWFFLWMLFYKSPRDQKLLSPEERAYILDGQEKAPEKVQRESWTKIVRSQNFWSIAIPRFLSEPAWQTFNAWIPLYMATERHMNIKEIAMFAWLPFLAADIGCVLGGYLSPLFHKHLKVSLFTSRKLVMLVGSLAMIGPACVGFVDSPYVAIGLLSIGGFAHQTLSGALYSITSDVFTRNQVATATGLTGMSGYLGATLFTLLFGILVTQIGYGPLFVLLAAFDLVAVAVVFAIARPRPEALA
- a CDS encoding FadR/GntR family transcriptional regulator, with the protein product MSESIASSPAAPGHGSLSRSEHICKQIIAAILRGELGENRKLPTEVELAQRYQASRTTVREALSRLRSEGIVVSRRGSGNYVQRLPSLQNNTPAQIASIHDMERYYAFRECVEAGAAGIAATARQQEDLALMRNCLQALRRAQLEGQTGVEEDLALHLAIARATRNPFFISTIEHALGPIRQCMELAQNLGSPQDAERIQVIDNEHLAIIQAIAEGSTERAQAAMRAHIGHARLRIFEGC
- a CDS encoding NAD-dependent epimerase/dehydratase family protein gives rise to the protein MSSADDDRNAWQSARFSRLLLTGAAGGVGRQLRPRLAAFADKVRVADLASAMQAAAPAAAHEESLGCDLADRVAVDAMVAGCEAIIHLGGVSVERPFEEILEANIKGVFHIYEAARRHQVKRVIFASSNHVTGFYGQDERIDARALKRPDGYYGLSKSYGEDMAQFYFDRYGVQTVSIRIGSIFPEATNRRMLASWMSMDDFEQLLRRALFIPDVGHTVVYGMSANAKTWWDNRYAAHLGYAPKDSSEIFRSKVEAQPQPAPDDPVMTLQGGAFTATGPFDPLVD
- a CDS encoding efflux transporter outer membrane subunit; the protein is MNRPVQQKPTLWPRTAMILALTAALAGCANLEPDYARPVAPVPASWTQQIDGKTVVSATGKVGQSDADQLGWRQFFLDPRLQQVIAAALENNRDLRVAVLNIEKARAQYRITDADRYPSISATGSSSASRTPAELSSTGLATVSHQQSLTVGMSAYELDFFGRLKNLSDAALETYQYQVETRRSTHISLVAEVATAWLTLASDRDLLKLAQDTYTSQSRTYELTQRSHDIGTVSGVDLASLEATVEAARADVASYTSQVAQDINALRLLVGADVDAALLPTGLPDTASVLPATPAGLPSQVLLRRPDVLAAEHTLKSANADIGAARAAFFPSITLTADGGTASRTLGGLFKPGSGSWSFAPSINLPIFNSGSLRASLDSAKITRDIDVANYEKAIQTAFSEVADALAVRATLDQRLDAQSKATAASEKAFRLSEARYKNGIDSYLTTLVAQRTLYSAQQTLISLRLTEQSNRITLYKVLGGGWNEQTVQKAPS
- a CDS encoding efflux RND transporter permease subunit encodes the protein MARFFIDRPIFAWVMAIIIMLGGMMSIRSLSLEQYPNIAPPQVNIKATYTGASAKTLEDSVTQIIEQQMKGLDNLQYMSASSSSAGSSTVTLTFTAGTNPDVAQMQVQNKLQQVTARLPQAVQNNGVTVTKASTDILMVLSLSSDDPRITSIDIGDFINSSLTDQISRVPGVGDVTAFGTNYAMRIWLDPAKLQKYALMPSDITSALEAQNTEVSAGEIGALPAQPGQQINATITARSKLTTAEEFRNIVVKSSSDGSVVKMSDVARVELGGESYQTASRQDGKPSSALAIQLATGANALSTADAVKKKMAELEPYFPASMKLKTHIAYDTTPFVRVSLEEVVKTLLEAIVLVVLIMYLFLQNIRATFIPAITVPVVLLGTFGILAMFGYSINTLTMFGMVLAIGLLVDDAIVVVENVERLMSEEKLSPKEATRKSMQEITGALVGIAMVLSAVFIPMAFFGGSTGVIYRQFSITIVSAMALSVTVALTLTPALCASLLKPHPGGHVPHGKFFTWFNRSFDRNATRYRGGVGGLLKRGKRGLLMYALIAVAMAVLFMRLPTSFLPEEDQGVLMAQIQLPTGATAEQTATVVKTVQDYFLNKPESVESVLAIVGSGVGGNSQNSARAFIRLKQWDERTAADQSALALVRRANADLSKIRGARVFLMNPPVVRGLGQSSGFDFELKDVGGVGHDALLKARDQFLRAARSSAVLANVRTTGLDDTPQLRVAIDDRKADALSVATSDINSSLATVMGGTYVNDFLSNGRVKKVYVQGDAPFRMQAEDLNRWYVRNSASQMVPFSAFMTSKWSYGPSLLERYNGVSSFEIVGEPAAGVSSGTAMAEVEKLAAQLPAGIGFEWTGSSYQERLSGNQAPMLYAISILFVFLCLAALYESWSVPFAVILAVPLGIIGTVLLTGIFGMSNDVYFQVGLLTTVGLSAKNAILIVEFAKQLHESGKSLWDATLEAVQLRLRPILMTSLAFVFGVLPLAVATGAGSASRRAIGTGVMGGMLSATMLGIFFVPLFYYLIGTWLDRRAANKPRQDDDHAIQKEGV
- a CDS encoding efflux RND transporter periplasmic adaptor subunit, with product MPHIASTPRHAGRRSSTAVRLALSLTMVAVLGACSRSGDQPKSAAQSEVGYVVVKAQRQALTTELPGRTTAYLAADIRPQVGGIIQQRLFKEGSLVKAGQPLYQIDPASYQAAYDSAKASLLKSEATLASSKLKAERYAELNKIDAVAKQDNDDTQSTMRQNQADVEVQKAAVQTAAINLQYTRIVSPISGRIEQSTVTPGALVTASQTTALTTVQQIDPIYVDVTQSTVDLLRLRRELASGQIRKSGANAAQVKILLEDGSTYDHPGKLEFTGLSVDTGTGMITLRAVVPNPDGVLLPGAYVRAVLEEGVDEHALLVPQKAISRDQTGAATALVMGTDGKVQQRVVIVARAVGNNWWVSKGLQEGDKLIVDGLQKVRVGDTPRAIDVTDSLQKDLAREAAAAAADPSLGGDAGKAAATGTAAVSGAQSK